A DNA window from Maribellus comscasis contains the following coding sequences:
- a CDS encoding sensor histidine kinase encodes MNKSTARKKGLPVLLHILAWFVLLILPQIIISRYWGNNNFIPWDFYLSAAVYGFIFYFNYLLLVPRFYLKEKKTIYFAVALAVIIVSYFVFIYINRLTHNPERDKVFEEAIRNLAHEREIRRPPFRLIQMYQYSILSIIITGFSIGLRVIEKHSASEKRQKELEKEKLHSELAFLKNQVSPHFFFNTLNNIYSLIEVNTNDAQEAVMKLSRMMRYLLYESESEKTQLSNEINFLNHYIDLMRLRLSRKVDLLVDLPANDSKLKVPPLLFIPFIENAFKHGITYREKSFIHISMKIEDCKILFSCKNSIGKQLDKEINENHSGIGLENVKKRLNLIFPDKYILNIEPTEKEFDVSLEIDLKDC; translated from the coding sequence ATGAATAAATCAACAGCAAGAAAAAAAGGACTTCCCGTATTGCTTCACATTCTCGCCTGGTTTGTGCTCCTCATTTTACCACAAATTATTATAAGCCGGTACTGGGGAAATAACAATTTTATACCATGGGATTTTTATCTTTCTGCGGCAGTTTACGGGTTCATCTTTTATTTTAATTACCTGTTGCTGGTTCCAAGGTTTTATCTCAAAGAGAAAAAAACAATATATTTTGCTGTAGCACTGGCTGTTATAATTGTTTCATACTTTGTATTCATATACATTAACCGTCTGACTCACAATCCGGAGAGAGACAAAGTTTTTGAAGAGGCCATTCGAAATCTGGCGCACGAAAGAGAAATAAGACGGCCTCCTTTTCGGCTTATACAAATGTATCAGTACAGTATTCTATCGATTATAATTACCGGTTTTTCAATTGGACTTCGAGTAATTGAAAAACATTCAGCCAGCGAAAAACGCCAGAAAGAACTGGAAAAAGAAAAATTACATTCCGAACTGGCTTTTTTAAAGAATCAGGTGAGTCCGCATTTTTTCTTTAACACCTTAAATAATATTTATTCGCTTATTGAAGTAAATACAAACGATGCACAGGAAGCTGTAATGAAACTTTCGCGGATGATGCGCTACTTGCTGTATGAATCGGAAAGTGAAAAAACACAACTCAGCAACGAAATTAATTTTCTGAACCATTACATCGATCTAATGCGTTTGCGGCTTTCCAGAAAAGTGGATCTACTGGTAGATCTTCCTGCAAACGACAGTAAGCTGAAAGTTCCTCCTTTGCTGTTTATTCCATTTATTGAAAATGCTTTTAAACATGGAATAACTTATCGCGAAAAATCGTTTATTCACATTTCTATGAAAATCGAAGATTGTAAAATTCTATTTTCATGTAAAAACAGCATCGGAAAACAACTCGATAAAGAAATTAACGAAAACCATTCGGGCATTGGGCTGGAAAATGTAAAAAAACGATTGAATCTGATTTTTCCAGACAAGTATATTTTAAACATTGAACCGACAGAAAAGGAATTTGATGTTTCACTTGAAATTGATTTAAAAGACTGCTGA
- a CDS encoding sialate O-acetylesterase, whose product MKKIRKLSILVISVFLGFYHSAVANVSLPEIFSDNMVLQQNTEVKFRGWAKPGETVNIKGDWMDESKSVKVESQGTWEIKLKTPGAGGPYNITIKGYNKIVLKNVLIGEVWLCSGQSNMEWTAMAGINNREEEIAAADYPEIRLFTVQNSSSLYPQEHCTGVWKECSPETMKDFSAVAYFFGRQLQKEMGVPVGLINSSWGGTPAEAWMPEEVIENDDFLQTAAALQKTVPWGPVEPARIYNAMIFPLIPFRIAGALWYQGEANTINGYAYTALLSNLIASWRNNWGYNFPFYFAQIAPYKYGRPFEGVIVREAQRKTLEKVENTGMVVLSDIGDTTNIHPKNKQDVGLRFANLALNRYYETEKIEDSGPLFKSMDIDKNKVLISFEHAAGLHAKGNSLGCFEIAGADGIYYPAEAKIKGEKVIVQSKKIKEPLNVRFAWSNTATPNLFNGAGLPASCFSTE is encoded by the coding sequence ATGAAAAAGATACGTAAACTGTCAATTTTAGTTATCTCTGTATTTTTGGGTTTTTATCATTCGGCAGTAGCCAATGTTTCACTTCCTGAGATATTTTCAGATAACATGGTCCTTCAGCAAAACACTGAAGTCAAATTCCGGGGCTGGGCAAAACCGGGCGAAACTGTAAATATTAAAGGTGACTGGATGGACGAATCAAAGTCGGTAAAAGTAGAAAGTCAGGGAACCTGGGAAATAAAACTGAAAACGCCGGGGGCTGGAGGTCCCTATAACATCACCATAAAAGGTTACAACAAAATTGTACTCAAAAATGTGCTCATTGGTGAGGTCTGGTTATGTTCCGGTCAATCGAATATGGAGTGGACAGCGATGGCAGGTATTAACAATCGCGAAGAGGAAATTGCCGCAGCCGATTATCCCGAAATACGTCTTTTTACTGTGCAGAACAGTTCTTCGCTTTATCCACAGGAACATTGTACAGGAGTATGGAAGGAATGTTCGCCTGAAACCATGAAAGATTTTAGTGCTGTTGCATATTTTTTTGGACGACAACTCCAAAAAGAGATGGGGGTTCCGGTTGGTTTAATCAATTCGAGCTGGGGAGGAACACCAGCCGAAGCCTGGATGCCTGAGGAAGTTATTGAGAATGATGATTTTTTGCAGACTGCCGCTGCTTTACAAAAAACTGTTCCCTGGGGACCTGTTGAACCGGCACGAATTTATAACGCAATGATTTTTCCGCTTATCCCTTTTCGTATTGCGGGAGCGTTGTGGTACCAGGGTGAGGCAAATACCATAAATGGCTACGCCTACACCGCGCTTTTATCAAATTTAATCGCCAGCTGGCGAAACAACTGGGGATATAATTTTCCTTTTTACTTTGCCCAGATTGCACCTTACAAATATGGAAGACCTTTTGAAGGAGTCATAGTCAGAGAGGCACAGAGAAAAACCCTGGAGAAAGTTGAAAATACAGGAATGGTAGTACTTAGCGATATTGGTGATACAACCAATATTCATCCTAAAAATAAACAGGATGTGGGCTTGCGATTTGCAAATTTGGCGTTAAACCGCTATTATGAAACCGAAAAAATAGAAGATTCCGGTCCACTTTTTAAATCGATGGATATTGACAAAAACAAAGTGTTAATTTCTTTTGAACATGCTGCTGGCTTGCATGCGAAAGGCAATAGTTTAGGCTGTTTTGAGATTGCCGGTGCAGATGGTATATATTATCCGGCTGAAGCTAAAATTAAAGGAGAGAAGGTAATTGTTCAGTCGAAAAAAATAAAGGAACCTTTAAATGTTCGGTTTGCCTGGTCAAACACAGCTACTCCAAACTTATTTAACGGAGCAGGTTTGCCTGCTTCATGCTTTAGTACCGAATAA
- a CDS encoding glycosyltransferase — translation MHRSNFKWAFFSYGHNLGDFTRALETAIGMKKTGARVKFFNHGGIHNKYIAEAGIDEKNLQPELTWEQHKVIMDINRYKAAVGTPLPISKEQWIKMAEADLKAFGDFQPDGVYAGLNLSCMISVPYAKLPMVTQVPTVNCPAFIHHEMYNMPNTMERNFFMRYVLPGVVKRKIMKKVLLGDSAKASLTTFNEARAHFGLKPIYNITDLFRGDITLLPDLPVLSGLAEDDLTPGYYYTGPIFSRIDFLLDNRIKKVFARPGINVYCSLGSSGYPETLRLIVKALRKNPALNVVCSTTTIMDPGELGRRTDNFFATRFLPAAQVTEMADIAVLHGGQGTIQTAAWAGTPVVGIGFQAEQQANIDGIARRGMAIRIPLYAVSEKRILKTVKEISKEKYRRKAANIRKQVRAVDGVQKSVELMNKLLEGSLPESR, via the coding sequence ATGCATAGATCTAATTTCAAATGGGCTTTTTTTTCTTATGGACATAATCTGGGCGATTTTACACGTGCTCTGGAAACCGCAATTGGTATGAAAAAAACAGGAGCCAGGGTAAAATTTTTTAATCATGGCGGGATACACAATAAGTATATTGCAGAAGCAGGAATTGATGAGAAAAATCTTCAGCCTGAACTAACGTGGGAGCAGCACAAGGTTATAATGGATATTAACCGTTATAAAGCTGCTGTCGGGACACCTCTTCCGATATCAAAAGAACAATGGATAAAAATGGCCGAGGCCGATTTAAAAGCTTTTGGCGATTTTCAGCCAGATGGTGTATATGCCGGGTTAAACCTGAGTTGTATGATATCGGTTCCGTATGCCAAATTGCCTATGGTTACGCAGGTGCCAACGGTCAATTGTCCGGCTTTTATTCACCACGAAATGTACAATATGCCCAACACGATGGAGCGGAATTTTTTTATGCGGTATGTTTTACCTGGTGTAGTCAAACGAAAAATTATGAAGAAAGTGTTGCTGGGAGATTCTGCCAAAGCATCACTTACTACTTTTAATGAGGCAAGGGCACATTTTGGATTAAAACCAATTTATAATATTACTGATTTGTTTAGAGGCGACATTACTTTGTTGCCTGATTTGCCCGTATTAAGCGGTTTGGCTGAAGATGATCTCACTCCCGGATATTATTATACAGGGCCTATATTTTCAAGGATTGATTTTTTACTTGATAACAGAATAAAAAAAGTATTTGCCCGGCCCGGTATCAATGTTTATTGTTCGTTAGGAAGTTCGGGATATCCGGAAACGCTCAGGTTGATTGTAAAAGCACTGAGAAAGAATCCTGCCTTAAATGTGGTTTGCTCTACTACAACGATTATGGATCCTGGTGAATTGGGGAGACGAACAGACAATTTTTTTGCCACCCGTTTTTTGCCCGCTGCCCAGGTGACTGAAATGGCTGATATAGCTGTTCTTCATGGCGGGCAGGGAACCATTCAAACGGCTGCCTGGGCAGGAACACCGGTTGTCGGCATCGGTTTTCAGGCGGAACAACAGGCCAATATTGATGGGATTGCACGCAGAGGAATGGCGATTCGGATTCCGCTTTATGCCGTCTCGGAGAAACGGATTTTAAAAACGGTAAAAGAGATCTCAAAAGAGAAGTACCGGAGAAAAGCAGCAAACATACGGAAACAGGTTCGGGCTGTAGACGGTGTTCAGAAGTCGGTGGAACTGATGAATAAATTGTTAGAGGGATCTTTGCCGGAGAGCCGCTGA
- a CDS encoding LytR/AlgR family response regulator transcription factor, giving the protein MIRTIAIDDEPLALQLVDGYISKTPFLELVNSFDNPLDAMDFLNNETVDLIFLDIHMPDLSGIEFTRILQNRPKIIFTTAYEKYALEGFKLEAVDYLLKPFSYEEFLKAAKKAEKLIRLENHAHDKIEANSEFLFLKSEYKIRRINFNDIKYIEGLKDYVKVYLQNEPKPILSLSTLKAMEAKLPSEKFMRVHRSYIVNLEKIETIERSRIVFEKTYIPVSEQYKEKFQEFLDKNFL; this is encoded by the coding sequence ATGATACGAACCATAGCCATAGACGACGAACCCCTTGCCCTGCAACTGGTAGACGGGTATATTTCGAAAACGCCTTTTTTGGAACTGGTTAATTCCTTTGACAATCCGCTGGATGCCATGGATTTTCTCAACAATGAAACCGTTGATTTAATTTTCCTTGATATCCACATGCCCGATCTTTCGGGAATTGAATTTACACGCATTCTTCAAAACCGTCCTAAAATTATTTTTACTACAGCTTACGAAAAATATGCGCTTGAAGGTTTTAAACTCGAAGCGGTAGACTATCTTCTCAAACCATTTAGTTACGAAGAATTTCTTAAGGCAGCAAAAAAAGCAGAAAAGTTGATTCGTCTTGAAAACCATGCCCACGACAAAATTGAAGCCAACAGCGAATTTTTGTTTTTAAAATCGGAATACAAAATACGGCGGATAAATTTTAATGACATCAAATACATTGAAGGTTTAAAAGATTATGTAAAAGTTTATCTTCAAAACGAGCCCAAACCTATTCTTTCGCTGAGTACATTAAAAGCGATGGAAGCAAAACTTCCTTCGGAAAAATTTATGCGTGTACATCGCTCCTATATTGTCAACCTCGAAAAAATTGAAACCATAGAACGCAGCAGGATTGTATTTGAGAAAACCTATATCCCTGTAAGCGAACAATACAAAGAAAAATTTCAGGAATTTCTTGATAAAAATTTTTTATAA
- a CDS encoding TlpA family protein disulfide reductase has protein sequence MNKNLIHILTCLTLILLFSSQLLAQDFTLEITIENQPDNVITLGEVKGDKFTPIDSVQAVNKVVRFTFPGNAHAGVYRLILGQTLVAKVMNEAPQQLDLIFNKENIILETDFNAPEDKLQVILSEENRVWHEFKRREILFREELNTVEKEVDYYSGKSNSEKLAASIESYNRLQKRRDEFISEITDKNNELLASKMILLFREPFLDGYLSPELRKKIFQTEYLRNKDFTNDTLVYSQVYTDIIFSYLVSFNQKNYTPVQRENEYKKAVDIVLPATNQNPKVYEFILDYLIHGFEVLQMGNVLSYIGENYAETVCKTDEKTTLERKLLLYKMSPGTEVPDFTLNDINGDPVTLSEVQKEKTLLLFWASWCPHCNEMIPYIKSWIKQQNTPVEVVAISLDTSAEEWKNAIANLKTGAWFNVSDLQKWDGQVATDYNIYATPTLFVIDKNRKIIAMPVTTKDLAELRL, from the coding sequence ATGAATAAAAACCTAATTCATATTTTAACTTGCCTAACATTAATTTTGCTTTTTTCAAGTCAGCTATTGGCACAAGACTTTACACTGGAAATTACAATAGAAAATCAGCCGGATAATGTAATTACCTTAGGTGAGGTAAAGGGCGACAAATTCACTCCAATTGACAGTGTACAAGCAGTAAATAAGGTGGTTAGGTTTACCTTTCCCGGAAATGCTCATGCGGGAGTATACCGTTTAATTTTGGGACAAACCCTGGTTGCTAAAGTCATGAATGAAGCTCCCCAACAACTCGATCTTATTTTTAACAAAGAGAATATCATTCTGGAAACAGACTTTAACGCGCCGGAAGATAAGCTACAGGTTATTTTATCGGAAGAAAACAGGGTATGGCATGAGTTCAAAAGACGGGAAATTTTATTCAGGGAAGAATTAAATACCGTTGAGAAGGAGGTAGATTACTACTCCGGGAAAAGCAATTCTGAAAAATTGGCCGCTTCCATTGAAAGCTATAACCGATTACAAAAACGTCGTGATGAATTTATTTCAGAAATTACAGATAAAAACAATGAACTGCTGGCTTCAAAAATGATCCTGCTCTTTAGGGAACCTTTTCTGGATGGCTACCTGAGCCCAGAACTGAGAAAAAAAATATTTCAAACAGAATACCTGAGAAACAAAGATTTTACCAATGATACGCTGGTCTATTCACAGGTGTATACCGACATTATTTTTAGTTATCTGGTAAGCTTTAATCAAAAAAATTATACGCCGGTACAACGTGAAAATGAATATAAAAAAGCAGTGGATATAGTTCTTCCGGCAACAAATCAAAATCCAAAAGTGTATGAATTTATCCTTGATTATTTAATTCATGGTTTTGAGGTTTTACAGATGGGTAATGTCCTTTCTTACATCGGTGAGAATTATGCGGAAACGGTTTGTAAAACCGACGAAAAAACAACGCTGGAAAGAAAGTTGTTGTTGTATAAGATGAGCCCCGGAACTGAAGTTCCGGATTTTACACTTAACGACATTAACGGAGATCCGGTTACACTTTCCGAAGTACAAAAAGAGAAAACCTTATTGTTGTTTTGGGCAAGTTGGTGCCCGCATTGCAACGAAATGATTCCTTACATCAAAAGCTGGATAAAACAACAAAATACTCCTGTTGAAGTAGTTGCTATTTCGCTTGATACCTCAGCTGAAGAATGGAAAAATGCAATAGCAAATCTAAAAACCGGCGCATGGTTTAACGTTTCCGATTTACAGAAGTGGGACGGGCAAGTAGCGACCGATTACAACATTTACGCCACACCGACGCTGTTTGTCATCGACAAAAACCGGAAAATTATCGCCATGCCTGTTACAACAAAAGATCTGGCCGAACTAAGGTTGTAA
- a CDS encoding ABC transporter permease yields MNYTNLTKIATNALKRNKFRAILTMLGIIIGVGSVIGMLSIGEGSKKSIQEEMSSMGTNMIMIRPGSQQRGGVMMGNSDAESLKLSDVEAIEKEAQNISAVSPQVSSSGQAVKGNKNWPTSIYGVDADYLEIRKYEIEDGRIFTEQEIKSLAKVCLIGQTVVENLFEDGVDPIGQTIRFKGIPLKIIGILVEKGENGMGMDQDDMLIAPYTSVQRRMLAITHIQSIYASAVSEEKSDAAMEEIETILRREHKLKESDDDDFEVRSQAEMVETFSSVSDMLTMLLGAIAGISLLVGGIGIMNIMYVSVTERTKEIGLRMSVGGRGIDILMQFLIEAVLLSIAGGIIGIIFGLLISYVATSLLNFPMVIMTQAIAVSFLVCSVIGIFFGWYPARKAAGLNPIDALRHE; encoded by the coding sequence ATGAATTATACAAATCTTACAAAAATAGCAACCAATGCCTTGAAGAGAAATAAATTCAGGGCCATTCTCACTATGTTGGGAATTATCATTGGAGTGGGCTCGGTAATCGGAATGCTTTCCATTGGAGAAGGTTCAAAAAAAAGTATTCAGGAAGAAATGTCGAGCATGGGAACCAATATGATAATGATTCGCCCCGGCTCGCAACAGCGCGGTGGCGTTATGATGGGAAATTCCGATGCGGAATCTCTTAAGCTTTCAGATGTTGAAGCCATAGAAAAAGAAGCACAAAATATTTCAGCTGTTTCTCCGCAGGTGAGTTCCAGCGGACAGGCTGTTAAAGGAAATAAAAACTGGCCCACCTCTATTTACGGTGTCGATGCCGATTATCTCGAAATACGAAAATATGAAATTGAAGACGGCAGAATTTTTACCGAACAGGAAATAAAATCGCTTGCCAAAGTATGTTTGATAGGACAGACAGTGGTAGAAAACCTGTTTGAAGATGGTGTCGACCCGATAGGGCAAACCATTCGTTTTAAAGGTATTCCGCTAAAAATCATCGGCATTCTGGTAGAAAAGGGGGAGAACGGAATGGGGATGGACCAGGATGATATGCTGATCGCACCTTATACTTCTGTTCAAAGACGTATGTTGGCCATTACACACATCCAGTCGATTTATGCATCGGCAGTGAGTGAAGAAAAATCGGATGCTGCAATGGAAGAAATTGAAACCATTTTGCGAAGGGAACATAAGCTAAAAGAAAGTGATGATGACGATTTTGAAGTACGTTCACAAGCCGAAATGGTTGAAACCTTTTCCTCTGTCAGTGATATGTTGACTATGCTGCTGGGGGCCATTGCCGGAATTTCTCTTTTGGTTGGAGGTATTGGAATTATGAACATTATGTATGTTTCAGTTACTGAAAGGACAAAGGAAATCGGGTTGCGTATGTCGGTAGGCGGACGCGGAATTGACATCCTGATGCAATTTCTGATTGAAGCCGTTTTGTTAAGTATCGCCGGTGGAATCATCGGAATAATTTTTGGACTTCTCATTTCATATGTAGCCACATCGTTGTTGAATTTCCCAATGGTGATTATGACACAGGCAATTGCTGTTTCATTCCTGGTTTGTTCGGTCATTGGTATTTTCTTTGGCTGGTACCCTGCCAGAAAAGCAGCAGGCCTTAATCCGATTGACGCACTGAGACACGAGTAA
- a CDS encoding helix-turn-helix transcriptional regulator, translating into MKITLNTPFENLAGLFTHFGKSIDLTVNEKKEDRKIEVSPTHGKGSIWFREVTNGMGLAIAKGLELKEELEITYNHNKRIPAYALIFFKELGGFVRLYSEKEKKEIKIQNGGYLISSAVHEIHTFLPEKTTDLVSIFIFPEFIEKHLQTLIEHRKSGEKNAFVEELLLRIETLTPEIMLGMNALENNQFTGKLKCIYLESKVLELIALFFKAEEDKESQKNSLTKREQTQIFEAQTILKERLENPPGIVELAHLVGMNEYKLRLGFKELFDNTIYGYLRQQRMLKAKELIETRELSVSEAGYMVGYSNMSHFANAFKNEFGITPGQLKK; encoded by the coding sequence ATGAAAATCACGCTAAATACACCTTTTGAGAATCTTGCCGGCTTGTTTACACATTTTGGAAAATCAATAGATTTAACCGTAAATGAGAAAAAAGAGGACAGAAAGATTGAAGTTTCTCCAACACACGGAAAAGGAAGTATTTGGTTCAGGGAAGTGACCAATGGAATGGGACTGGCCATCGCCAAAGGTTTAGAATTAAAGGAAGAACTGGAAATAACCTATAATCACAATAAACGAATTCCGGCTTACGCACTAATCTTTTTTAAAGAGTTGGGAGGATTTGTTCGGTTGTATTCTGAAAAAGAAAAGAAGGAAATTAAAATACAGAATGGAGGATACCTGATTTCTTCTGCCGTTCATGAAATCCATACATTTTTACCTGAAAAAACCACTGATTTGGTGAGCATTTTTATTTTTCCCGAATTTATTGAAAAGCATTTGCAAACCTTGATTGAACATCGAAAAAGTGGAGAAAAAAATGCTTTTGTGGAAGAACTTCTATTGCGAATTGAAACGCTTACTCCTGAAATTATGTTGGGAATGAATGCACTGGAAAACAACCAATTTACAGGAAAGCTAAAATGTATCTACCTGGAAAGCAAAGTACTCGAACTGATTGCCCTGTTTTTTAAAGCAGAGGAAGATAAGGAATCACAAAAAAACTCACTGACAAAAAGAGAACAAACACAAATTTTTGAAGCGCAAACCATTCTGAAGGAGAGGCTGGAGAATCCTCCCGGAATTGTTGAACTGGCACATTTGGTTGGGATGAATGAATATAAACTCCGCCTGGGATTTAAGGAACTTTTTGACAATACCATTTACGGTTATCTACGTCAGCAACGAATGCTAAAAGCCAAGGAACTGATTGAAACCAGAGAACTTTCGGTTTCTGAAGCAGGTTACATGGTAGGCTATTCCAATATGAGCCATTTTGCCAACGCTTTTAAAAACGAATTTGGAATTACTCCCGGCCAGCTCAAAAAGTAA
- a CDS encoding outer membrane lipoprotein-sorting protein encodes MKFIPVRILLLFIIGSHTIPSLQAQDESAFEIMKKNDALPEPTDNQARIELLLKDKRGNTIHRSLDSYTLKTSFGYNSLIEVVSPADITGMRLLSIAQTGEDDQRLYLPSFGKSRKISSSGKTGKFLGSDIYFYDLEDHDLDEFTYRFDGEKEWDGQNYYIIESTPKDKNAPYSKTTHWVNAADYFVYKSEMYDEKGRLLKTLVVNKTKTDDGIILPVDMTITNVQQKHSTEYHLIRNQINTGISPDIFTVKYLGN; translated from the coding sequence ATGAAATTTATACCTGTCAGGATTTTACTTTTATTTATTATCGGAAGTCACACAATCCCTTCTTTGCAAGCCCAGGATGAAAGTGCATTTGAGATAATGAAGAAAAATGATGCCTTACCCGAGCCAACAGATAATCAGGCAAGAATAGAGTTATTGCTCAAAGATAAAAGGGGGAATACGATTCATCGTTCACTCGATTCGTACACGCTAAAAACAAGCTTTGGTTACAATTCGCTGATAGAAGTAGTTTCGCCGGCCGATATTACAGGAATGCGGCTGCTTTCCATCGCACAAACCGGGGAGGATGACCAGCGGCTGTATTTGCCTTCTTTTGGCAAATCAAGGAAAATATCCAGTTCAGGAAAGACAGGTAAATTTTTGGGATCGGATATTTATTTTTACGACCTGGAAGACCACGATCTCGATGAATTTACATACCGTTTTGATGGTGAAAAAGAATGGGACGGGCAAAATTATTACATTATTGAGTCCACACCGAAAGACAAAAATGCGCCATACTCCAAAACCACTCACTGGGTAAATGCCGCCGATTATTTTGTGTATAAAAGCGAAATGTACGATGAAAAAGGTCGCTTGCTTAAAACGCTGGTGGTGAATAAAACCAAAACTGATGATGGCATTATTTTACCGGTGGATATGACCATAACCAATGTACAACAAAAACATTCTACAGAATATCACCTTATCCGAAACCAAATAAACACAGGAATTTCGCCGGATATATTCACAGTAAAATACCTGGGGAATTAG
- a CDS encoding epoxyqueuosine reductase, with translation MNLESEIQNELKSRGADLAHFVDISHLHKKHNKNFPVAILVGMILSRKYLGEITLNPDYVAEKIRTKIVKNDEFEIKEKQTDTIADFMANFLTNKGYKAYSQSEKNIADTGFYDFNNNRTPLPHKTVALLAGLGWIGKHNLLVTRDFGSAISMCTVLTDAPLKTKAFPLPTSSCGNCKVCVDVCADGALHGNNWKPGLEREKIIDVNQCTTCIKCLVFCPWTQKYISTKSEPVA, from the coding sequence ATGAACCTTGAAAGTGAAATTCAAAACGAACTAAAATCCCGTGGAGCAGATCTTGCTCATTTTGTTGATATTTCGCATCTGCATAAAAAGCACAATAAAAATTTTCCTGTTGCCATTTTAGTTGGAATGATTTTATCGCGAAAATATCTTGGAGAGATTACGCTTAATCCTGATTATGTTGCGGAAAAAATTCGAACTAAAATTGTTAAAAACGACGAGTTCGAAATAAAAGAAAAACAAACCGATACAATAGCAGATTTTATGGCGAATTTTCTCACGAACAAGGGCTATAAAGCCTATTCGCAATCGGAGAAAAACATTGCAGACACAGGCTTTTATGATTTTAACAACAACCGCACTCCCCTGCCCCACAAAACCGTTGCCCTCCTGGCCGGACTGGGTTGGATTGGCAAACACAATCTGTTGGTAACCCGGGATTTTGGAAGCGCTATTTCCATGTGTACCGTGTTAACCGACGCACCATTAAAAACCAAAGCTTTTCCTCTGCCAACATCTTCCTGTGGAAATTGTAAAGTTTGTGTAGATGTTTGTGCCGACGGTGCTTTACATGGAAACAACTGGAAACCCGGACTGGAACGCGAAAAGATTATCGATGTAAACCAGTGTACAACCTGTATAAAATGTCTGGTTTTCTGCCCGTGGACACAAAAATATATAAGTACAAAATCGGAGCCAGTGGCTTAA